In Oryza glaberrima chromosome 8, OglaRS2, whole genome shotgun sequence, the following are encoded in one genomic region:
- the LOC127781292 gene encoding sulfite exporter TauE/SafE family protein 3-like produces the protein MGRKWHHVAAALAVACAATAAATVAAAADRGLWSAAAAAVAEEGEEASHLRKVANFLWRSGGENSYHHVWPPMEFGWQIVLGSFVGFIGAAFGSIGGVGGGGFFVPMLTLIIGFDAKSSVAISKCMIMGAAVSTVYCNLKRKHPTLDMPVIDYDLALLIQPMLMLGISIGVIFNVIFPDWLVTVLLIILFLGTSTKAFLKGIETWKKETIIKREAEKRSEQTSEELEYRPVPASESKPPSDEAVSILHNVYWEEFGLLAFVWIAFLALQVTKNYMPTCSTWYWVLNLLQIPVSVGVTMYEGLGLMQGRRVISSNGNEQTNLKFHQLLMYCFFGITAGIVAGLLGVGGGSILGPMFLDLGVPPQVASATATFSMMFSSSMSAVEYYFLDRFPVPYALYLTIVAFFSAIVGQRMVRKVINWLGRASIIIFTLSIMIFLSTIPLGGIGIVNWIGKIERHEYMGFEDICKFDA, from the exons ATGGGGAGGAAATGGCACCACGTCGCCGCGGCGCTGGCCGTGGCctgcgccgcgacggcggccgccaccgtcgccgccgcggccgacagGGGGCTctggtccgccgccgccgccgccgtggcggaggagggggaggaagcgAGCCACCTGCGCAAGGTGGCCAACTTTTtgtggcggagcggcggcgagaacTCCTACCACCACGTGTGGCCG CCAATGGAATTTGGATGGCAAATTGTGCTGGGGTCATTTGTCGGATTCATTGGAGCGGCGTTTGGGAGTATAGGCGGTGTAGGCGGCGGTGGGTTCTTCGTGCCGATGCTGACCTTGATCATTGGGTTCGACGCAAAGTCATCCGTGGCGATATCAAAAT GTATGATAATGGGAGCCGCTGTGTCGACTGTGTACTGCAACCTTAAGCGGAAACACCCAACTTTGGACATGCCAGTGATTGACTATGATCTAGCCCTTCTTATCCAGCCGATGCTCATGCTAGGAATTAGTATCGGTGTCATTTTCAATGTGATATTCCCTGATTGGCTGGTCACAGTTCTCTTGATCATCCTTTTCCTAG gcaCTTCAACTAAAGCTTTTCTCAAGGGTATCgagacatggaagaaagagacaataataaaaagg GAGGCAGAAAAGCGATCAGAGCAGACAA GTGAAGAACTAGAGTATAGACCAGTTCCTGCATCTGAGTCAAAACCCCCTTCAGATGAAGCG GTATCTATTTTGCATAATGTTTACTGGGAGGAATTTGGACTTCTTGCCTTTGTTTGGATAGCATTCCTCGCACTTCAGGTTACTAAG AATTACATGCCAACTTGCTCCACGTGGTACTGGGTTTTGAACTTATTgcag ATCCCAGTGTCAGTTGGGGTGACCATGTATGAAGGACTAGGATTGATGCAGGGGAGGAGGGTCATATCATCAAATGGAAATGAGCAGACCAACCTAAAATTTCACCAGCTACTTATGTACTGCTTTTTTGGAATAACTGCTGGAATTGTTGCCGGTCTGCTTGGTGTTGGGGGCGGCTCAATCCTAGGACCCATGTTCTTGGACCTTGGTGTCCCTCCACAA GTCGCAAGTGCCACTGCCACCTTCTCAATGATGTTCTCGTCTTCCATGTCTGCTGTTGAATACTACTTCTTGGACCGATTCCCTGTGCCATATG CTCTTTACTTGACCATTGTGGCATTCTTTTCTGCGATTGTCGGCCAGCGAATGGTAAGGAAGGTGATCAATTGGTTAGGGCGCGCATCGATCATTATCTTCACATTGTCCATCATGATCTTCCTCAGTACAATCCCTCTAG GTGGAATCGGTATCGTGAACTGGATTGGCAAGATTGAGCGACATGAGTACATGGGATTCGAAGACATATGCAAGTTTGATGCATAG
- the LOC127782518 gene encoding endoglucanase 20: protein MAAGMVATMALLTCLAAGGLVVGAEEDGGGGGLGRLGSPDYGDALAKAILFFEGQRSGRLPANQRATWRGDSALTDGREENVNLTGGYYDAGDNVKFGYPMAFTVTLLGWSAVEYGAAVAAAGELGNLRAAIRWGADFLLRAHASPTTLYTQVGDGNADHQCWERPEDMDTPRTLYKITADSPGSEAAAEASAALAAAYVALKDDGDTAFSSRLLAASRLLFDFANNYRGSFQSSCPFYCSYSGFQDELLWASAWLFKATRDAKYLDFLTNNQGSSNPVNEFSWDSKYAGAQMLAAQEYLGGRTQLARYKDNLDSFVCALMPNSGNVQIRTTPGGLLFTRDSVNLQYTTTATLVLSIYSRVLKSSGSSGVRCSAATFSPNQISSFATSQVDYILGKNPLGMSYMVGFSTKFPRRIHHRGSSIPSIKVLSRKVTCKEGFSSWLPTSDPNPNIHVGAIVGGPDGNDQFSDNRGDSSHSEPATYINAAFVGACAAAMGQKQVVKLEEPVDNLESMVSTY, encoded by the exons ATGGCTGCTGGCATGGTGGCGACAATGGCGCTACTGACGTGCCTTGCTGCAGGAGGGCTGGTCGTCGGAGCTGAggaagacggtggcggcggcggtcttggCCGGCTGGGGTCGCCGGACTACGGCGACGCGCTGGCGAAGGCCATCCTGTTCTTCGAGGGACAGCGGTCGGGGCGGCTGCCGGCGAACCAGCGAGCGACGTGGCGCGGGGACTCGGCGCTCACCGATGGCCGTGAAGAAAAC GTGAACCTGACCGGCGGCTACTACGACGCCGGCGACAACGTCAAGTTCGGTTACCCGATGGCGTTCACGGTGACCCTGCTGGGCTGGAGCGCCGTCGAgtacggcgccgccgtcgcggcggcgggggagctcGGCAACCTCCGGGCGGCGATCCGGTGGGGCGCCGacttcctcctccgcgcccacgcctcgccgacgacgctCTACACCCaggtcggcgacggcaacgCCGACCACCAGTGCTGGGAGCGACCGGAGGACATGGACACGCCCAGGACGCTCTACAAGATCACCGCCGACTCGCCGGGgtccgaggccgccgccgaggcctctgcggcgctcgccgccgcgtacGTCGCGCTCAAGGACGACGGCGACACCGCCTTCTCGTCGCGGCTGCTGGCCGCGTCAAGATTG CTGTTCGACTTTGCCAACAACTACAGGGGATCCTTCCAGTCCTCCTGCCCCTTCTACTGCTCCTACTCTGGCTTTCAG GATGAGCTCCTCTGGGCATCGGCATGGCTCTTCAAGGCGACGCGAGACGCCAAGTACCTCGACTTCCTGACAAACAATCAGGGCTCCAGCAACCCTGTCAATGAGTTCAGCTGGGATAGCAAGTATGCTGGAGCTCAGATGCTTGCAGCACAG GAGTATCTGGGAGGAAGAACACAGCTAGCAAGGTACAAGGATAACTTGGATTCCTTTGTATGTGCCCTCATGCCTAACAGTGGTAATGTGCAGATAAGGACCACTCCTG GTGGGCTTCTGTTTACGCGCGATTCGGTCAATTTACAGTACACAACAACCGCGACCCTCGTTCTGTCCATCTACTCCAGGGTGCTCAAGTCTTCTGGCTCCAGCGGAGTTCGCTGTAGCGCTGCAACATTCTCTCCAAATCAGATCAGCTCATTTGCCACGTCTCAG GTGGATTACATCCTGGGGAAGAACCCTCTGGGCATGTCATACATGGTAGGGTTCAGCACAAAGTTTCCAAGGCGCATTCACCACCGTGGCTCGTCCATCCCGTCGATCAAAGTTCTCAGCAGGAAGGTCACCTGCAAGGAAGGGTTCTCATCATGGCTCCCGACAAGCGACCCAAACCCTAACATCCATGTCGGAGCGATTGTCGGTGGACCAGATGGAAATGATCAGTTCAGTGACAACAGGGGGGATTCATCACACTCTGAGCCAGCCACATACATCAATGCAGCCTTTGTGGGTGCCTGTGCTGCTGCAATGGGGCAGAAGCAGGTGGTGAAGCTGGAGGAGCCTGTGGACAACTTAGAATCAATGGTATCAACTTACTAG
- the LOC127782519 gene encoding uncharacterized protein LOC127782519, with protein MLSTAAPSSTSLAAAAASFPSRARQRGLPGRRGVVIAAAGAERFAASSSSITDYLRYRRPGSAGGGGGTGVCGGELQTAVVRYEKRLPWSLIHPFLHVDLVSTVHIADKEYFDRLQQALQDYDCVLYEMVTSRENLNNGKDPTFAKKLKSSRRGFSILGFIQKQMANILSLDYQLDCLDYGSERWQHADLDFETFKQLQSERGESLFTFAVDMTLKSTKALVQPTLPDGLDFWRSKLLWASRVLPMPLVGLFLISGLCLPIDDQGGYPELEALSRLDFGAALKIFLAKQLTSDFTSMTSPIEEKSVIIGERNRVATEKIQEAINRGYKRIAVLYGGGHMPDLGRRLREELNMVPADVQWVTAWSIRSRELDRESLPFLKTMAEVSGWPLNRYETLALLIFSSVLAVDLWFWELLVGTAVNWASLAGSWIEQFNGPF; from the exons ATGCTCtccacggcggcgccctcctcgaCCTCcctcgcggccgccgcggcctcgtTCCCGTCCCGCGCGCGTCAACGGGGGCTCCCGGGGCGACGCGGCGTGGtcatcgcggcggcgggggcggagagGTTCGCGGCGAGCAGCAGCTCCATCACCGACTACCTGCGGTACCGCCGCCCGGGGTCCGCCGGGGGAGGTGGGGGAACCGGGGTGTGCGGCGGGGAGCTGCAGACGGCGGTGGTGCGGTACGAGAAGCGGCTCCCGTGGTCTCTCATCCACCCCTTCCTCCAT GTTGATTTGGTTTCTACTGTCCACATTGCTGACAAAGA ATACTTCGATAGACTCCAGCAAGCACTTCAAGATTATGATTGTGTTCTGTATGAAATGGTGACAAGTCGGGAGAACTTAAACAATGGCAAGGACCCAACCTTTGCGAAGAAGCTGAAATCTTCACGTAGGGGATTCAGTATTCTTGGCTTCATACAGAAGCAAATGGCAAACATCCTTTCATTGGATTACCAACTAGATTGCCTTGATTATGGCAGTGAAAGATGGCAACATGCTGACCTTGATTTCGAGACATTCAAGCAGCTTCAG AGTGAAAGAGGTGAAAGTCTTTTCACGTTTGCGGTAGACATGACACTGAAATCAACTAAAGCCTTGGTACAACCAACATTGCCTGATGGTCTTGACTTCTGGAGGTCTAAGCTGCTTTGGGCCTCACGTGTTCTACCAATGCCTCTGGTTGGACTGTTCCTTATCAGTGGGCTTTGCTTACCAATCGACGATCAAGGTGGATATCCTGAGCTTGAAGCATTGTCCAGGCTAGATTTTGGAGCTGCACTGAAGATTTTTCTGGCTAAGCAATTGACCTCCGA TTTCACATCTATGACCTCACCCATTGAGGAAAAGTCAGTTATCATCGGGGAAAGGAATAGAGTTGCTACTGAGAAGATACAGGAAGCAATAAACCGTGGGTACAAGAGAATAGCTGTCCTTTATGGAGGTGGGCATATGCCGGACCTGGGAAGACGTCTTCGTGAAGAGCTCAATATGGTCCCAGCTGACGTCCAGTGGGTGACAGCATGGTCAATTAGAAGCCGGGAGCTAGACAGGGAATCTCTTCCATTCCTGAAGACCATGGCTGAAGTCTCAGGGTGGCCTTTGAATAGATACGAGACACTTGCTCTGCTTATCTTTTCTTCAGTTCTCGCAGTGGATCTTTGGTTCTGGGAGCTTCTTGTGGGTACTGCCGTGAACTGGGCATCTTTGGCTGGCTCATGGATTGAACAATTTAATGGTCCATTTTGA
- the LOC127782296 gene encoding disease resistance protein PIK6-NP-like, with protein sequence MPTNSENKAEPQVHYSEYEHEHPHKLCSSALLSRQTDLIKMAEVLASGATGLITSLLGKLASLLGDEYTLLREVRGDVEFLQAELSGMDDLLVRLVEMEKNGHGTKKWRVKLRELAYEVEDGIDSFTHRLGSARDRAGFVRGFMKQLNLMVRHQVARQIQELRDQIEVECARQMRYTQLGGGGSSSIDAAVADQIDCRVKALYVDPDHQLVGMDGPVASIVELLTMEEDESSARQLRIVSIFGPGGLGKTTLANQVHRKIKGQFDYAALVSVSQRPIRDILTKIAPSVIPTDSSSSLDTCQLIEIVKDFLQDKRYLIVFDDIWSTKMWENLMSVLPRNNKKSRVITTTRMSNVASSRSPRSNGHIYGMESLNDADSKELFSKIIFDHKGKCPKALDEIADEILKKCGGIPLAIITLASLLAKKPKTRKEWKRVKSSIGNACELEGMRQTLSLSFYDLSYDLRNCFLSFSSFPEDYEIDRERLVLRWIAEGFISGKEQQELMEEEGNNYFNELVNRSLIQPIDIQYNGSARACRVHDLMLELIVSLSKEENFITTLNGPECLPMPSKIRWLSLHSNENEVMQVVTNNRRHVRSVSFFPPVAQLPPFVEFQAMRVFDVKGCQFGEHKKMKNMESLIQLKYLNLAYTNVTELPKEIGEVHFLETLDVRNCQIQSLPPSLCQLQKLVRLFVSLGVTLPDKIGKMQALEELSHVAILCNSLNFVKALGELTKLRVFRVDCRYSWLNGKKQAPRQSVSTYEDVLLSSLQNLFKKKNLRSLEIDLTNGSSLVFSLMNPYCPLPQLEELVISNSISRVPRSMRSLKDVIHLEIKLDRMEEEDLHIIRDMSDSLLFLKIHLEITPEERLIIDSEGFECLKQFEFCCVGMGLKFVQGAMPDLEKLDLDIGVRKTMSKYGGFDFGIKNLEALKHVGVKLDCQYAENREIQSAEATIRSGVLPRRIMPQIQRIGVNR encoded by the exons ATGCCTACAAATAGTGAAAACAAAGCGGAACCACAAGTCCACTACTCTGAGTACGAGCACGAGCACCCCCACAAGCTTTGTAGCTCTGCTCTGCTCAGTAGGCAAACAGATCTCATCAAGATGGCCGAGGTGCTGGCGAGTGGTGCTACCGGGTTGATCACATCACTCCTGGGCAAGCTCGCCAGCCTGCTCGGTGACGAGTACACCCTGCTCCGCGAGGTGCGCGGCGACGTGGAGTTCCTCCAGGCCGAGCTGAGCGGCATGGACGACTTGCTGGTACGGCTTGTGGAGATGGAGAAGAATGGACACGGCACCAAGAAGTGGAGGGTGAAGCTGCGCGAGCTCGCCTACGAAGTCGAGGACGGCATCGATTCCTTCACACACCGCCTTGGCTCTGCCCGTGACAGGGCAGGGTTCGTGCGGGGTTTCATGAAGCAGCTGAATCTGATGGTGCGCCACCAGGTCGCCAGGCAGATCCAAGAACTCAGGGACCAAATCGAAGTCGAGTGCGCACGGCAGATGAGGTACACCcagcttggtggtggtggctcatCATCCATTGACGCCGCCGTAGCTGACCAAATCGACTGCCGCGTGAAGGCGCTGTATGTGGATCCGGACCATCAGCTTGTGGGGATGGATGGTCCGGTGGCGAGCATCGTCGAGCTGCTGACCATGGAAGAAGACGAGTCGTCGGCAAGGCAGCTCCGGATCGTGTCCATCTTTGGCCCTGGAGGTCTAGGCAAGACTACTCTTGCCAATCAGGTGCACCGCAAAATCAAAGGCCAATTTGACTATGCTGCTCTGGTGTCTGTGTCTCAAAGGCCAATCAGGGACATTTTGACCAAGATTGCTCCTTCAGTCATCCCAActgacagcagcagcagtttaGATACATGCCAACTCATCGAAATCGTCAAAGATTTTCTTCAAGACAAGAG GTACCTCATTGTTTTTGATGATATCTGGAGTACAAAAATGTGGGAGAATCTGATGTCAGTTCTACCTAGAAACAACAAGAAAAGCAGAGTAATTACTACAACTCGCATGTCCAATGTTGCGAGCTCACGTTCTCCCCGGTCCAATGGTCATATCTATGGAATGGAATCTTTAAATGATGCTGACTCCAAAGAGTTATTTTCTAAAATCATTTTTGACCACAAGGGTAAATGTCCAAAGGCATTGGACGAAATAGCCgatgaaattttgaaaaagTGTGGTGGCATACCGTTGGCCATAATTACGTTAGCTAGTTTGCTTGctaaaaaaccaaaaacaagGAAAGAGTGGAAGAGAGTGAAAAGTTCTATTGGCAATGCATGTGAACTAGAAGGGATGAGACAGACATTATCCCTTAGCTTTTATGACCTGTCTTATGATCTTAGAAACTGTTTCCTATCATTTAGCTCCTTCCCAGAGGATTATGAAATTGATAGAGAGAGATTGGTACTGAGATGGATTGCTGAAGGATTCATTTCGGGGAAAGAACAACAGGAATTaatggaggaagaaggaaaCAACTACTTTAATGAGCTAGTTAATAGGAGTCTGATTCAGCCAATTGATATTCAATATAATGGTTCTGCACGAGCTTGTCGAGTCCATGATCTGATGCTTGAGCTTATAGTGTCCCTGTCAAAAGAAGAGAATTTTATCACTACATTGAATGGACCGGAGTGTCTACCTATGCCGAGCAAAATTCGATGGTTATCTCTCCATTCCAACGAAAATGAAGTAATGCAGGTGGTCACAAATAATCGTCGCCATGTTCGGTCTGTGAGTTTCTTCCCGCCTGTTGCACAGTTGCCTCCTTTTGTTGAATTCCAAGCTATGCGGGTTTTTGATGTAAAAGGCTGTCAGTTTGGGGagcacaaaaaaatgaaaaacatgGAAAGTTTAATTCAGTTGAAGTATCTGAATTTGGCATATACCAATGTGACAGAACTTCCAAAAGAAATTGGGGAGGTTCATTTCTTAGAGACTCTTGATGTTAGAAATTGTCAAATACAAAGTTTACCACCATCATTATGCCAATTGCAGAAGTTGGTGCGACTTTTTGTCAGCCTTGGAGTCACATTGCCAGATAAGATTGGGAAGATGCAAGCATTGGAGGAGCTATCACATGTTGCCATCTTATGCAACTCTTTGAATTTTGTGAAGGCACTAGGGGAGCTGACCAAACTGAGAGTGTTCCGAGTAGATTGCCGGTATTCATGGCTTAACGGGAAGAAACAAGCCCCAAGGCAATCAGTCAGCACGTATGAAGATGTTTTGTTGTCATCTCtgcaaaatttgttcaaaaagaAGAATCTTCGATCACTAGAGATCGACCTTACAAATGGTTCTTCCTTGGTGTTTTCATTGATGAATCCATACTGTCCTCTTCCCCAACTCGAAGAACTTGTCATTTCCAATTCCATTTCCAGAGTTCCAAGGAGCATGAGATCGCTGAAGGACGTTATCCATTTGGAAATCAAGCTTGATAGGATGGAAGAAGAAGATCTCCATATCATCAGAGACATGTCTGATTCACTGCTTTTTCTAAAAATCCACTTGGAAATAACCCCAGAAGAGAGGCTTATCATTGACTCCGAGGGATTTGAGTGTCTGAAGCAATTTGAGTTTTGCTGTGTTGGAATGGGGCTGAAATTTGTGCAAGGGGCTATGCCAGATCTCGAGAAGCTTGATCTTGATATTGGGGTTCGAAAGACCATGTCCAAGTATGGCGGTTTCGACTTTGGCATCAAGAATCTTGAAGCACTCAAACATGTTGGTGTCAAACTTGATTGTCAATATGCCGAAAATCGGGAGATCCAGTCTGCAGAGGCTACTATCCGGAGTGGAGTCCTTCCAAGACGTATAATGCCACAAATTCAAAGGATTG GTGTGAACAGATGA